From the genome of Chelmon rostratus isolate fCheRos1 chromosome 1, fCheRos1.pri, whole genome shotgun sequence, one region includes:
- the ero1a gene encoding ERO1-like protein alpha — protein MKLAVSLLLLPLLLLQASESARSRCFCEVTGELDDCTCDVETIDHFNNKQLFPKLQTLLESDYFRFYKVNLNKPCPFWTVSSHCGLRDCAVKPCSPNEVPEGIRSPAHNKYSAEANEQLVDCEQAKQLGAVDVSLSDETREALLSWSKHDDEAERFCVVDDEASPDSQYVDLLLNPERFTGYRGPEAWQIWNSIYEENCFKPFTIRRPLIPSSSGSEAKTFYSWLEGQCVEKRAFYRLISGLHSSINVHLSARYLLDDSWFQKKWGHNVSEFRQRFDSELTAGEGPKRLRNLYFLYLIELRALAKALPFFQQPSFRLYTGRPEEDQNHKDLLLQILQLARSFPLHFDETSLFAGDEKEAAKLKEDVRLAFLNISRIMDCVGCFKCRLWGKLQTQGLGTALKILFSERQIEALPTSSVQRPSFQLSRQEIVSLLNAFGRISTSIRELKTFRSLLAEEP, from the exons ATGAAGCTGGCggtctccctgctcctcctccccctcctgctcctccaggcGTCCGAATCCGCGCGCAGCAGGTGCTTCTGTGAG GTGACAGGAGAGCTGGACGACTGCACCTGTGACGTGGAGACCATCGACCACTTTAACAACAAGCAGCTTTTCCCCAAACTTCAAACACTTCTGGAGTCTGACTACTTCAGGTTCTACAAG GTGAACCTGAATAAGCCGTGTCCGTTCTGGACGGTCAGCAGTCACTGTGGTCTGAGGGACTGTGCCGTGAAGCCTTGCTCTCCT AACGAGGTGCCAGAGGGGATCCGATCGCCCGCCCACAACAAG tatTCAGCAGAGGCAAACGAGCAGCTGGTTGATTGTGAGCAGGCGAAGCAGCTCGGAGCCGTCGACGTCTCTTTAAG CGACGAGACCAGAGAGGCTCTGCTCAGCTGGAGCAAACACGACGACGAGGCCGAGCGCTTCTGCGTGGTCGACG ACGAGGCGTCACCAGACTCCCAGTACGTGGACCTGCTGCTGAACCCGGAGCGCTTCACGGGCTACCGAGGACCGGAGGCCTGGCAGATCTGGAACAGCATCTATGAGGAGAACTGCTTCAA ACCGTTTACCATCAGACGTCCACTGATTCCCAGCAGCTCAGGAAGTGAAG CAAAGACCTTCTACAGCTGGCTGGAAGGTCAGTGTGTCGAGAAGAGGGCGTTCTACCGGCTCATCTCTGGCCTCCATTCCAGCATCAACGTACACCTGAGCGCCAGATACCTCTTGGATG ACAGCTGGTTTCAGAAGAAGTGGGGTCACAACGTTTCGGAGTTCAGACAGCGGTTTGATTCAGAGCTGACGGCCGGCGAGGGGCCCAAGAGGCTCCGCAACCTCTACTTCCTGTACCTGATCGAGCTGCGAGCGCTGGCCAAAGCTCTGCCGTTCTTCCAGCAGCCGTCCTTCCGGCTGTACACCGGCAGACCCGAGGAGGACCAGAATCACaaagacctgctgctgcagatccTGCAGCTGGCCAG atctTTCCCGCTGCACTTTGATGAGACGTCTCTGTTTGCTGGGGACGAAAAGGAAGCAGCCAAACTGAAG GAGGACGTCAGACTGGCCTTCCTCAACATCTCCAGGATCATGGACTGCGTGGGCTGCTTCAAATGTCGACTGTGGGGGAAACTGCAG ACTCAGGGATTAGGAACAGCGCTAAagattttgttttcagagcGACAGATTGAAGCTCTGCCCACATCCAGCGTCCAGCGACCCAGTTTCCAGCTCAGCCGACAGGAGATCGTCTCCCTGCTCAACGCCTTTGGAAG GATTTCCACCAGCATCAGAGAGCTGAAGACCTTCAGGTCGCTGCTAGCGGAGGAGCCATGA